Proteins encoded together in one Lathyrus oleraceus cultivar Zhongwan6 chromosome 5, CAAS_Psat_ZW6_1.0, whole genome shotgun sequence window:
- the LOC127085074 gene encoding uncharacterized protein LOC127085074 isoform X8 has protein sequence MTLRVVMSLIPFLLLLLINDHGSFARDMNQVDQPYLDGWLKNTPLKDQKPSPNSDQVYLDGWLKDTRDEKTKVNSDSNQVYLDGWLKDTRTEKAKVNPDSNQVYLDGWLKDTRAEKEKVNPDSNQVYLDGWLKDTRAEKEKTNPDSNQVYLDGWLKDTRAEKEKINPDSNQVYLDGWLKDTRAEKEKHNPDSNQVYLDGWLKDTRAEKEKVNTDSNQVYLDGWLKDIRVQKAKANSDSNQVYLDGWLKDIRAEKVKVNPDSNQVYLDGWLKDTRDEKAKSTPDSNQVYVDGWLKDTRAEKAIVNSDSNQVYLDGWLKDTRAEKENSSPTSNQIYLDGWLKDSHVENAKSIPNSKQAYLDGWLKDSRAENYMKNGQHLEESNGKLSSKVDHTEAFKVAFFSLDDLYVGNVMTLQFPIREYAPFLPKKVADDIPVSKSQSPSLLQLFSLTKDSPQGEDMIDVINQCESEPNKGETKACPTSLESMLEFVHGIIGADTNYNIHSTSYPTTSGAPLQNYTVLDISKDIYAPKWVACHPRPYPYALYYCHYLDIGSKIFKVLLKGEYGDIMNALGICHLDTSAMNPNHFIFDLLGMKPGEGPLCHFFPVKHVLWVPSPSDATK, from the exons atGACACTCAGAGTTGTTATGTCTCTCATTCCTTTTCTTCTTCTCTTGTTGATT AATGACCATGGAAGCTTTGCGAGAGATATGAACCAAGTTGATCAACCTTATCTTGATGGGTGGCTCAAAAACACTCCATTGAAGGACCAAAAACCCTCCCCTAACTCCGACCAAGTTtaccttgatggatggttgaaagataccCGAGATGAGAAAACAAAAGTCAACTCTGACTCCAACCAAGTTtaccttgatggatggttgaaagataccCGAACCGAGAAAGCAAAAGTCAACCCTGACTCAAATCAAGTTtaccttgatggatggttgaaagatacTCGGGCTGAGAAAGAAAAAGTCAATCCTGATTCTAACCAAGTTtaccttgatggatggttgaaagatacaCGGGCCGAGAAAGAAAAAACCAACCCTGACTCCAACCAAGTTTACCTTGATGGATGGTTAAAAGATACTCGAGCCGAGAAAGAAAAAATCAACCCTGACTCCAACCAAGTTtaccttgatggatggttgaaagataccCGAGCTGAGAAAGAAAAACACAACCCTGACTCCAACCAAGTTtac cttgatggatggttgaaagataccCGAGCTGAGAAAGAAAAAGTCAACACTGACTCCAACCAAGTTtaccttgatggatggttgaaagataTCCGAGTCCAAAAAGCAAAAGCCAACTCTGACTCCAACCAAGTTTAtcttgatggatggttgaaagataTTAGAGCCGAGAAAGTCAAAGTCAACCCTGACTCCAACCAAGTTtaccttgatggatggttgaaagataccCGAGATGAGAAAGCAAAATCTACCCCTGACTCCAACCAAGTTTACgttgatggatggttgaaagataccCGAGCTGAGAAAGCAATAGTTAACTCTGACTCCAACCAAGTTtaccttgatggatggttgaaagatacaCGAGCAGAGAAAGAAAATTCCTCCCCTACCTCTAACCAAATTtaccttgatggatggttgaaagataGCCATGTTGAGAATGCAAAATCCATCCCGAATTCCAAGCAAGCTTACCTTGATGGTTGGTTGAAAGACTCACGTGCGGAGAACTACATGAAAAATGGACAACACTTGGAAGAATCGAATGGAAAACTATCTTCAAAAGTTGACCATACAGAAGCATTCAAGGTAGCTTTTTTCAGTCTAGATGATCTTTATGTAGGAAATGTAATGACCTTGCAATTTCCTATTAGAGAATATGCCCCATTCTTGCCAAAAAAAGTAGCTGACGACATTCCTGTCTCCAAATCACAAAGCCCAAGCCTTCTTCAACTATTCTCACTCACAAAAGATTCTCCTCAAGGTGAAGACATGATAGACGTAATTAATCAATGTGAGTCTGAACCCAATAAAGGGGAGACCAAGGCTTGCCCTACTTCTTTAGAGTCCATGCTTGAATTTGTTCATGGTATTATTGGTGCCGACACTAATTATAACATTCACTCGACTAGCTATCCCACAACATCAGGTGCACCTTTGCAGAACTACACTGTTTTGGATATCTCAAAGGATATTTATGCTCCTAAATGGGTAGCATGTCACCCTAGGCCTTACCCATATGCACTTTATTATTGCCACTACCTAGACATAGGGAGTAAGATCTTCAAAGTTCTTCTAAAGGGTGAATATGGAGACATAATGAATGCTTTGGGAATTTGCCACCTAGACACATCTGCCATGAATCCTAATCATTTTATATTTGACCTACTTGGAATGAAGCCTGGGGAAGGTCCATTGTGTCATTTCTTCCCTGTTAAGCATGTCTTATGGGTGCCAAGCCCATCGGATGCCACCAAGTGA
- the LOC127085074 gene encoding uncharacterized protein LOC127085074 isoform X1 encodes MTLRVVMSLIPFLLLLLINDHGSFARDMNQVDQPYLDGWLKNTPLKDQKPSPNSDQVYLDGWLKDTRDEKTKVNSDSNQVYLDGWLKDTRTEKAKVNPDSNQVYLDGWLKDTRAEKEKVNPDSNQVYLDGWLKDTRAEKEKTNPDSNQVYLDGWLKDTRAEKEKINPDSNQVYLDGWLKDTRAEKEKHNPDSNQVYLDGWLKDTRVQKEKANSDSNQVYLDGWLKDTRVQKEKVNSNSNEVYLDGWLKDTQAEKEKVNPDSNQVYLDGWLKDTRGEKEKSNHDSNQVYLDGWLKDTRAEKEKVNPDSNQVYLDGWLKDTRAEKEKVNTDSNQVYLDGWLKDIRVQKAKANSDSNQVYLDGWLKDIRAEKVKVNPDSNQVYLDGWLKDTRDEKAKSTPDSNQVYVDGWLKDTRAEKAIVNSDSNQVYLDGWLKDTRAEKENSSPTSNQIYLDGWLKDSHVENAKSIPNSKQAYLDGWLKDSRAENYMKNGQHLEESNGKLSSKVDHTEAFKVAFFSLDDLYVGNVMTLQFPIREYAPFLPKKVADDIPVSKSQSPSLLQLFSLTKDSPQGEDMIDVINQCESEPNKGETKACPTSLESMLEFVHGIIGADTNYNIHSTSYPTTSGAPLQNYTVLDISKDIYAPKWVACHPRPYPYALYYCHYLDIGSKIFKVLLKGEYGDIMNALGICHLDTSAMNPNHFIFDLLGMKPGEGPLCHFFPVKHVLWVPSPSDATK; translated from the exons atGACACTCAGAGTTGTTATGTCTCTCATTCCTTTTCTTCTTCTCTTGTTGATT AATGACCATGGAAGCTTTGCGAGAGATATGAACCAAGTTGATCAACCTTATCTTGATGGGTGGCTCAAAAACACTCCATTGAAGGACCAAAAACCCTCCCCTAACTCCGACCAAGTTtaccttgatggatggttgaaagataccCGAGATGAGAAAACAAAAGTCAACTCTGACTCCAACCAAGTTtaccttgatggatggttgaaagataccCGAACCGAGAAAGCAAAAGTCAACCCTGACTCAAATCAAGTTtaccttgatggatggttgaaagatacTCGGGCTGAGAAAGAAAAAGTCAATCCTGATTCTAACCAAGTTtaccttgatggatggttgaaagatacaCGGGCCGAGAAAGAAAAAACCAACCCTGACTCCAACCAAGTTTACCTTGATGGATGGTTAAAAGATACTCGAGCCGAGAAAGAAAAAATCAACCCTGACTCCAACCAAGTTtaccttgatggatggttgaaagataccCGAGCTGAGAAAGAAAAACACAACCCTGACTCCAACCAAGTTtaccttgatggatggttgaaagataccCGAGTCCAAAAAGAAAAAGCCAACTCTGACTCCAACCAAGTTtaccttgatggatggttgaaagataccCGAGTCCAAAAAGAAAAAGTCAACTCTAACTCCAACGAAGTTTACCTTGATGGGTGGTTGAAAGATACCCAGGCCGagaaagaaaaagtcaaccctgactccaaccaagtttaccttgatggatggttgaaagataccCGAGGTGAGAAAGAAAAATCCAACCACGACTCCAACCAAGTTtaccttgatggatggttgaaagataccCGAGCCGagaaagaaaaagtcaaccctgactccaaccaagtttaccttgatggatggttgaaagataccCGAGCTGAGAAAGAAAAAGTCAACACTGACTCCAACCAAGTTtaccttgatggatggttgaaagataTCCGAGTCCAAAAAGCAAAAGCCAACTCTGACTCCAACCAAGTTTAtcttgatggatggttgaaagataTTAGAGCCGAGAAAGTCAAAGTCAACCCTGACTCCAACCAAGTTtaccttgatggatggttgaaagataccCGAGATGAGAAAGCAAAATCTACCCCTGACTCCAACCAAGTTTACgttgatggatggttgaaagataccCGAGCTGAGAAAGCAATAGTTAACTCTGACTCCAACCAAGTTtaccttgatggatggttgaaagatacaCGAGCAGAGAAAGAAAATTCCTCCCCTACCTCTAACCAAATTtaccttgatggatggttgaaagataGCCATGTTGAGAATGCAAAATCCATCCCGAATTCCAAGCAAGCTTACCTTGATGGTTGGTTGAAAGACTCACGTGCGGAGAACTACATGAAAAATGGACAACACTTGGAAGAATCGAATGGAAAACTATCTTCAAAAGTTGACCATACAGAAGCATTCAAGGTAGCTTTTTTCAGTCTAGATGATCTTTATGTAGGAAATGTAATGACCTTGCAATTTCCTATTAGAGAATATGCCCCATTCTTGCCAAAAAAAGTAGCTGACGACATTCCTGTCTCCAAATCACAAAGCCCAAGCCTTCTTCAACTATTCTCACTCACAAAAGATTCTCCTCAAGGTGAAGACATGATAGACGTAATTAATCAATGTGAGTCTGAACCCAATAAAGGGGAGACCAAGGCTTGCCCTACTTCTTTAGAGTCCATGCTTGAATTTGTTCATGGTATTATTGGTGCCGACACTAATTATAACATTCACTCGACTAGCTATCCCACAACATCAGGTGCACCTTTGCAGAACTACACTGTTTTGGATATCTCAAAGGATATTTATGCTCCTAAATGGGTAGCATGTCACCCTAGGCCTTACCCATATGCACTTTATTATTGCCACTACCTAGACATAGGGAGTAAGATCTTCAAAGTTCTTCTAAAGGGTGAATATGGAGACATAATGAATGCTTTGGGAATTTGCCACCTAGACACATCTGCCATGAATCCTAATCATTTTATATTTGACCTACTTGGAATGAAGCCTGGGGAAGGTCCATTGTGTCATTTCTTCCCTGTTAAGCATGTCTTATGGGTGCCAAGCCCATCGGATGCCACCAAGTGA
- the LOC127085074 gene encoding polygalacturonase 1 beta-like protein 3 isoform X11, which translates to MTLRVVMSLIPFLLLLLINDHGSFARDMNQVDQPYLDGWLKNTPLKDQKPSPNSDQVYLDGWLKDTRDEKTKVNSDSNQVYLDGWLKDTRTEKAKVNPDSNQVYLDGWLKDTRAEKEKVNPDSNQVYLDGWLKDTRAEKEKTNPDSNQVYLDGWLKDTRAEKEKINPDSNQVYLDGWLKDTRAEKEKVNTDSNQVYLDGWLKDIRVQKAKANSDSNQVYLDGWLKDIRAEKVKVNPDSNQVYLDGWLKDTRDEKAKSTPDSNQVYVDGWLKDTRAEKAIVNSDSNQVYLDGWLKDTRAEKENSSPTSNQIYLDGWLKDSHVENAKSIPNSKQAYLDGWLKDSRAENYMKNGQHLEESNGKLSSKVDHTEAFKVAFFSLDDLYVGNVMTLQFPIREYAPFLPKKVADDIPVSKSQSPSLLQLFSLTKDSPQGEDMIDVINQCESEPNKGETKACPTSLESMLEFVHGIIGADTNYNIHSTSYPTTSGAPLQNYTVLDISKDIYAPKWVACHPRPYPYALYYCHYLDIGSKIFKVLLKGEYGDIMNALGICHLDTSAMNPNHFIFDLLGMKPGEGPLCHFFPVKHVLWVPSPSDATK; encoded by the exons atGACACTCAGAGTTGTTATGTCTCTCATTCCTTTTCTTCTTCTCTTGTTGATT AATGACCATGGAAGCTTTGCGAGAGATATGAACCAAGTTGATCAACCTTATCTTGATGGGTGGCTCAAAAACACTCCATTGAAGGACCAAAAACCCTCCCCTAACTCCGACCAAGTTtaccttgatggatggttgaaagataccCGAGATGAGAAAACAAAAGTCAACTCTGACTCCAACCAAGTTtaccttgatggatggttgaaagataccCGAACCGAGAAAGCAAAAGTCAACCCTGACTCAAATCAAGTTtaccttgatggatggttgaaagatacTCGGGCTGAGAAAGAAAAAGTCAATCCTGATTCTAACCAAGTTtaccttgatggatggttgaaagatacaCGGGCCGAGAAAGAAAAAACCAACCCTGACTCCAACCAAGTTTACCTTGATGGATGGTTAAAAGATACTCGAGCCGAGAAAGAAAAAATCAACCCTGACTCCAACCAAGTTtac cttgatggatggttgaaagataccCGAGCTGAGAAAGAAAAAGTCAACACTGACTCCAACCAAGTTtaccttgatggatggttgaaagataTCCGAGTCCAAAAAGCAAAAGCCAACTCTGACTCCAACCAAGTTTAtcttgatggatggttgaaagataTTAGAGCCGAGAAAGTCAAAGTCAACCCTGACTCCAACCAAGTTtaccttgatggatggttgaaagataccCGAGATGAGAAAGCAAAATCTACCCCTGACTCCAACCAAGTTTACgttgatggatggttgaaagataccCGAGCTGAGAAAGCAATAGTTAACTCTGACTCCAACCAAGTTtaccttgatggatggttgaaagatacaCGAGCAGAGAAAGAAAATTCCTCCCCTACCTCTAACCAAATTtaccttgatggatggttgaaagataGCCATGTTGAGAATGCAAAATCCATCCCGAATTCCAAGCAAGCTTACCTTGATGGTTGGTTGAAAGACTCACGTGCGGAGAACTACATGAAAAATGGACAACACTTGGAAGAATCGAATGGAAAACTATCTTCAAAAGTTGACCATACAGAAGCATTCAAGGTAGCTTTTTTCAGTCTAGATGATCTTTATGTAGGAAATGTAATGACCTTGCAATTTCCTATTAGAGAATATGCCCCATTCTTGCCAAAAAAAGTAGCTGACGACATTCCTGTCTCCAAATCACAAAGCCCAAGCCTTCTTCAACTATTCTCACTCACAAAAGATTCTCCTCAAGGTGAAGACATGATAGACGTAATTAATCAATGTGAGTCTGAACCCAATAAAGGGGAGACCAAGGCTTGCCCTACTTCTTTAGAGTCCATGCTTGAATTTGTTCATGGTATTATTGGTGCCGACACTAATTATAACATTCACTCGACTAGCTATCCCACAACATCAGGTGCACCTTTGCAGAACTACACTGTTTTGGATATCTCAAAGGATATTTATGCTCCTAAATGGGTAGCATGTCACCCTAGGCCTTACCCATATGCACTTTATTATTGCCACTACCTAGACATAGGGAGTAAGATCTTCAAAGTTCTTCTAAAGGGTGAATATGGAGACATAATGAATGCTTTGGGAATTTGCCACCTAGACACATCTGCCATGAATCCTAATCATTTTATATTTGACCTACTTGGAATGAAGCCTGGGGAAGGTCCATTGTGTCATTTCTTCCCTGTTAAGCATGTCTTATGGGTGCCAAGCCCATCGGATGCCACCAAGTGA
- the LOC127085074 gene encoding uncharacterized protein LOC127085074 isoform X7, whose protein sequence is MTLRVVMSLIPFLLLLLINDHGSFARDMNQVDQPYLDGWLKNTPLKDQKPSPNSDQVYLDGWLKDTRDEKTKVNSDSNQVYLDGWLKDTRTEKAKVNPDSNQVYLDGWLKDTRAEKEKVNPDSNQVYLDGWLKDTRAEKEKTNPDSNQVYLDGWLKDTRAEKEKINPDSNQVYLDGWLKDTRAEKEKHNPDSNQVYLDGWLKDTRVQKEKANSDSNQVYLDGWLKDTRVQKEKVNSNSNEVYLDGWLKDTQAEKEKVNPDSNQVYLDGWLKDTRDEKAKSTPDSNQVYVDGWLKDTRAEKAIVNSDSNQVYLDGWLKDTRAEKENSSPTSNQIYLDGWLKDSHVENAKSIPNSKQAYLDGWLKDSRAENYMKNGQHLEESNGKLSSKVDHTEAFKVAFFSLDDLYVGNVMTLQFPIREYAPFLPKKVADDIPVSKSQSPSLLQLFSLTKDSPQGEDMIDVINQCESEPNKGETKACPTSLESMLEFVHGIIGADTNYNIHSTSYPTTSGAPLQNYTVLDISKDIYAPKWVACHPRPYPYALYYCHYLDIGSKIFKVLLKGEYGDIMNALGICHLDTSAMNPNHFIFDLLGMKPGEGPLCHFFPVKHVLWVPSPSDATK, encoded by the exons atGACACTCAGAGTTGTTATGTCTCTCATTCCTTTTCTTCTTCTCTTGTTGATT AATGACCATGGAAGCTTTGCGAGAGATATGAACCAAGTTGATCAACCTTATCTTGATGGGTGGCTCAAAAACACTCCATTGAAGGACCAAAAACCCTCCCCTAACTCCGACCAAGTTtaccttgatggatggttgaaagataccCGAGATGAGAAAACAAAAGTCAACTCTGACTCCAACCAAGTTtaccttgatggatggttgaaagataccCGAACCGAGAAAGCAAAAGTCAACCCTGACTCAAATCAAGTTtaccttgatggatggttgaaagatacTCGGGCTGAGAAAGAAAAAGTCAATCCTGATTCTAACCAAGTTtaccttgatggatggttgaaagatacaCGGGCCGAGAAAGAAAAAACCAACCCTGACTCCAACCAAGTTTACCTTGATGGATGGTTAAAAGATACTCGAGCCGAGAAAGAAAAAATCAACCCTGACTCCAACCAAGTTtaccttgatggatggttgaaagataccCGAGCTGAGAAAGAAAAACACAACCCTGACTCCAACCAAGTTtaccttgatggatggttgaaagataccCGAGTCCAAAAAGAAAAAGCCAACTCTGACTCCAACCAAGTTtaccttgatggatggttgaaagataccCGAGTCCAAAAAGAAAAAGTCAACTCTAACTCCAACGAAGTTTACCTTGATGGGTGGTTGAAAGATACCCAGGCCGagaaagaaaaagtcaaccctgactccaaccaagtttac cttgatggatggttgaaagataccCGAGATGAGAAAGCAAAATCTACCCCTGACTCCAACCAAGTTTACgttgatggatggttgaaagataccCGAGCTGAGAAAGCAATAGTTAACTCTGACTCCAACCAAGTTtaccttgatggatggttgaaagatacaCGAGCAGAGAAAGAAAATTCCTCCCCTACCTCTAACCAAATTtaccttgatggatggttgaaagataGCCATGTTGAGAATGCAAAATCCATCCCGAATTCCAAGCAAGCTTACCTTGATGGTTGGTTGAAAGACTCACGTGCGGAGAACTACATGAAAAATGGACAACACTTGGAAGAATCGAATGGAAAACTATCTTCAAAAGTTGACCATACAGAAGCATTCAAGGTAGCTTTTTTCAGTCTAGATGATCTTTATGTAGGAAATGTAATGACCTTGCAATTTCCTATTAGAGAATATGCCCCATTCTTGCCAAAAAAAGTAGCTGACGACATTCCTGTCTCCAAATCACAAAGCCCAAGCCTTCTTCAACTATTCTCACTCACAAAAGATTCTCCTCAAGGTGAAGACATGATAGACGTAATTAATCAATGTGAGTCTGAACCCAATAAAGGGGAGACCAAGGCTTGCCCTACTTCTTTAGAGTCCATGCTTGAATTTGTTCATGGTATTATTGGTGCCGACACTAATTATAACATTCACTCGACTAGCTATCCCACAACATCAGGTGCACCTTTGCAGAACTACACTGTTTTGGATATCTCAAAGGATATTTATGCTCCTAAATGGGTAGCATGTCACCCTAGGCCTTACCCATATGCACTTTATTATTGCCACTACCTAGACATAGGGAGTAAGATCTTCAAAGTTCTTCTAAAGGGTGAATATGGAGACATAATGAATGCTTTGGGAATTTGCCACCTAGACACATCTGCCATGAATCCTAATCATTTTATATTTGACCTACTTGGAATGAAGCCTGGGGAAGGTCCATTGTGTCATTTCTTCCCTGTTAAGCATGTCTTATGGGTGCCAAGCCCATCGGATGCCACCAAGTGA
- the LOC127085074 gene encoding uncharacterized protein LOC127085074 isoform X3, whose protein sequence is MTLRVVMSLIPFLLLLLINDHGSFARDMNQVDQPYLDGWLKNTPLKDQKPSPNSDQVYLDGWLKDTRDEKTKVNSDSNQVYLDGWLKDTRTEKAKVNPDSNQVYLDGWLKDTRAEKEKVNPDSNQVYLDGWLKDTRAEKEKTNPDSNQVYLDGWLKDTRAEKEKINPDSNQVYLDGWLKDTRAEKEKHNPDSNQVYLDGWLKDTRVQKEKANSDSNQVYLDGWLKDTRVQKEKVNSNSNEVYLDGWLKDTQAEKEKVNPDSNQVYLDGWLKDTRAEKEKVNTDSNQVYLDGWLKDIRVQKAKANSDSNQVYLDGWLKDIRAEKVKVNPDSNQVYLDGWLKDTRDEKAKSTPDSNQVYVDGWLKDTRAEKAIVNSDSNQVYLDGWLKDTRAEKENSSPTSNQIYLDGWLKDSHVENAKSIPNSKQAYLDGWLKDSRAENYMKNGQHLEESNGKLSSKVDHTEAFKVAFFSLDDLYVGNVMTLQFPIREYAPFLPKKVADDIPVSKSQSPSLLQLFSLTKDSPQGEDMIDVINQCESEPNKGETKACPTSLESMLEFVHGIIGADTNYNIHSTSYPTTSGAPLQNYTVLDISKDIYAPKWVACHPRPYPYALYYCHYLDIGSKIFKVLLKGEYGDIMNALGICHLDTSAMNPNHFIFDLLGMKPGEGPLCHFFPVKHVLWVPSPSDATK, encoded by the exons atGACACTCAGAGTTGTTATGTCTCTCATTCCTTTTCTTCTTCTCTTGTTGATT AATGACCATGGAAGCTTTGCGAGAGATATGAACCAAGTTGATCAACCTTATCTTGATGGGTGGCTCAAAAACACTCCATTGAAGGACCAAAAACCCTCCCCTAACTCCGACCAAGTTtaccttgatggatggttgaaagataccCGAGATGAGAAAACAAAAGTCAACTCTGACTCCAACCAAGTTtaccttgatggatggttgaaagataccCGAACCGAGAAAGCAAAAGTCAACCCTGACTCAAATCAAGTTtaccttgatggatggttgaaagatacTCGGGCTGAGAAAGAAAAAGTCAATCCTGATTCTAACCAAGTTtaccttgatggatggttgaaagatacaCGGGCCGAGAAAGAAAAAACCAACCCTGACTCCAACCAAGTTTACCTTGATGGATGGTTAAAAGATACTCGAGCCGAGAAAGAAAAAATCAACCCTGACTCCAACCAAGTTtaccttgatggatggttgaaagataccCGAGCTGAGAAAGAAAAACACAACCCTGACTCCAACCAAGTTtaccttgatggatggttgaaagataccCGAGTCCAAAAAGAAAAAGCCAACTCTGACTCCAACCAAGTTtaccttgatggatggttgaaagataccCGAGTCCAAAAAGAAAAAGTCAACTCTAACTCCAACGAAGTTTACCTTGATGGGTGGTTGAAAGATACCCAGGCCGagaaagaaaaagtcaaccctgactccaaccaagtttac cttgatggatggttgaaagataccCGAGCTGAGAAAGAAAAAGTCAACACTGACTCCAACCAAGTTtaccttgatggatggttgaaagataTCCGAGTCCAAAAAGCAAAAGCCAACTCTGACTCCAACCAAGTTTAtcttgatggatggttgaaagataTTAGAGCCGAGAAAGTCAAAGTCAACCCTGACTCCAACCAAGTTtaccttgatggatggttgaaagataccCGAGATGAGAAAGCAAAATCTACCCCTGACTCCAACCAAGTTTACgttgatggatggttgaaagataccCGAGCTGAGAAAGCAATAGTTAACTCTGACTCCAACCAAGTTtaccttgatggatggttgaaagatacaCGAGCAGAGAAAGAAAATTCCTCCCCTACCTCTAACCAAATTtaccttgatggatggttgaaagataGCCATGTTGAGAATGCAAAATCCATCCCGAATTCCAAGCAAGCTTACCTTGATGGTTGGTTGAAAGACTCACGTGCGGAGAACTACATGAAAAATGGACAACACTTGGAAGAATCGAATGGAAAACTATCTTCAAAAGTTGACCATACAGAAGCATTCAAGGTAGCTTTTTTCAGTCTAGATGATCTTTATGTAGGAAATGTAATGACCTTGCAATTTCCTATTAGAGAATATGCCCCATTCTTGCCAAAAAAAGTAGCTGACGACATTCCTGTCTCCAAATCACAAAGCCCAAGCCTTCTTCAACTATTCTCACTCACAAAAGATTCTCCTCAAGGTGAAGACATGATAGACGTAATTAATCAATGTGAGTCTGAACCCAATAAAGGGGAGACCAAGGCTTGCCCTACTTCTTTAGAGTCCATGCTTGAATTTGTTCATGGTATTATTGGTGCCGACACTAATTATAACATTCACTCGACTAGCTATCCCACAACATCAGGTGCACCTTTGCAGAACTACACTGTTTTGGATATCTCAAAGGATATTTATGCTCCTAAATGGGTAGCATGTCACCCTAGGCCTTACCCATATGCACTTTATTATTGCCACTACCTAGACATAGGGAGTAAGATCTTCAAAGTTCTTCTAAAGGGTGAATATGGAGACATAATGAATGCTTTGGGAATTTGCCACCTAGACACATCTGCCATGAATCCTAATCATTTTATATTTGACCTACTTGGAATGAAGCCTGGGGAAGGTCCATTGTGTCATTTCTTCCCTGTTAAGCATGTCTTATGGGTGCCAAGCCCATCGGATGCCACCAAGTGA